In Anaerolineae bacterium, the DNA window CCCCGGCTACAGGCCCCACCTCCTGAGGGGGATCCCCAAGCTCACGCCCGGGCAGAGGGAACCGCGCTGGCAGGCCCTCCCGCGCATTGAAACTATGACGGAGCACCTGGATTCGCCACCCAATCCGCAAGAACTCAGCTTCATCCAGGTCCCAACCCGTGGCAGCTCTCACCCAGTCCAGAACGGGCGGATTGCCCATCTGCAAGGCAAAATGACACAGACCAAGGGAGTCGTAGGCCCTCAGAAAAGAGATGATGACCGCAAAAGCAGGCCCTTTGGCAGAATAATCGTATCGCCCTCCCAGTCGCACGCCTTTAAGCGCAAAGTATGGAGCATAAGCTTTGATATCGGTGATACCGGATTGGGTGGAAGTGTGTCGCCCTGGGGCCGGATCCACATAGTAGCCCAGCGCTACGCCCGGCTCGTATATACCCCGGTGCATGGGCAATTCCTGACCACCAGCGTGCATGGCTGCTTCTTGAGCTTCTGGCCCCAGTTTCTGAGCAGCTCGCCAGACCCCATCAGCCAGCCAGTTTCCCAGACCCGGCTCTCGCCTGGCAATCCGCTTTACTAGCTCTACAATGACCTCCCCATCGCCCCAGCGGAGTGGAAGCTCCTCTGCCAATTCCGGAGGCAACCAACCCCGTTCCCGTGCTTCTATAGCGAAGGCCACGACTACCCCCGTAGAGATGGTATCCAGTCCGGCGCGGTTGCATATATCCGTGCACCGCATCACTGCCTCCAAGTCGTCGTTCAAAAGCAGTGGGCCAAAAGCAGCCAGAGTCTCATATTCCGGCCTGTGACCTATCTGACCATCAGGGAAACGGGCGAGAGCCCCACACGCAACCGGACAGGAATGGCACCCGTAAGCCCGGATGTTATAGCGAATTGCCGCTTCATCGCTCAGCTTACTGGACTTAGACAGAGGGAAATCCCGGAAGCCAATCCCGAGCCAGTTGCGCACCGGGGTATCTCCCAGTTCAACCAGAGGTGCAAGCCCAACAGTAGTTCCATAGCGCCGATACGAATCAACGATGAACTGGGTTGGCCCCCCGCTTGCACGGATGCGCAGACGACGCATAACTGGCAGTGAACGCAAGAGAAAAGCAGGGATCAGGGAAACCCAGCGGGAAGGACGGCGACGGAAAATCCGAAGGTAAGAAGAGCTGGCTGCTCTGAAAGCCCCCGGATCAGCCAGGGGTGGGCGCTCCTTCCCCCGAACCGCAATAGCTTTCAGGCGCTTGGCCCCCATGACAGCACCCAATCCGCACCGGGCAGCAAGGCGCCCTCCATCGTTGACAATGCCCGAAATTAGGGAAAGAAGTTCCCCCGCCGGGCCTATACAGGCTACCCTGGCATCCTGAGCAAAAGCCCGGCGAATGGCTTCCTCAGTCTGGACTGAATCCAGACCCCACAAATCAGAAGCATCACGCAGCTCCGCACGCCTGCCGTCTATGACCAGGTAAACTGGGCGCGGAGATGTTCCGGTTATAAACAAACCATCGTATCCGGCACCCCGAAGGGCTGGGCCAAAATTTCCCCCGCAATTGGCCTCTCCCCATCCTCCCGTCAAGGGCGAGCGGGCCACCACCATGAAGCGCCCGCTGAAAGGTGCACCGCTGCCGGTGAGCAGCCCCGGGATAAAGCCCAAAATATTTCCTGACCCCAGAGGCTCAGCATTTGGAGGCATCCGTTCGTAAAGCACAGCAACGCCCAATCCATATCCGCCCAGGAAACGGCGATAAATGGATTCGGGCAGTTCCTCCTCCCAAATTTTGCCTTCGCTCAAATCCACCCAGAGAATTCTGCCCCAGAATCCATAGCTCATGCTGGACACCTTTCTTCAAAAACTGCAGAGTTGTTCCCGGGTGCAGCGAAGCGTGGCTCTGAAACGATCTCCACGGTGAACAGTCCGCCCGAAAACGAGGGGGACATCCCGGCTGGAGAAAGCAATCCGAACGCTCAGAACCACCGGTGTGCCCACGCGGATTTTAAGCTCAGCGGCCTCGTAAGGGCCGGCGGTGGAAAGCTCTATGGTATCAATTGCATAAGCTGGGGCCATAGAGAATTCCTCCTCCAGAACCTGATACAGGCTGCGGCCTGTCAGATCCATATCAACGAGCCCGGGGAAAAGGCGATAGGGGAGGAAAGAGGTTTCCAGAGCCATGGGTTGCTCGTTGGCCAGCCGGAGGCGGATAATGCGGATAACTTTTTCGCCTTCCGCCAGGCGCAAAGCTTCTCTGACTTCAGAAGGGGCGGGGATTACCTCTTTGCTGCGAATCTGGGCTCCCGCACTCAAACCGAGGGAACGCATCAGATTCGTGTAGCTTATGATGCTGAGAAAAGGGCTATCTTGAAAGGTAACTTTGGGAGGAGCGACAAAAGTGCCTTTACCTTTTCGGCGCACCACCAGGCCTTCGTTAGCCAACTGAGCCAAAGCCATCCGGGCAGTCATGCGCGATACGCCGCACTGCTCACAAATTTGAGTCTCTGAGGGCAAAAGCTCCCCAGGCCTTATGTTCCCATTCAGGATCTCGCGACGAAGCTGCTCGTAAATCTGGTAGTAAAGCGGAATAGGGGAATTGTGGTTCACATAGAGGTCCATGCCTGCTCCTCCTCCAAACTTGTATATACATTATACCAAGCTCAAAGAAAAGCAGCAAACTTATACACCTTAAAAGCCTCTGAGCGCACGGTGGCTATGAGAGGAGAACTTCACCAGCCAGTCGCACCCCAGAAGTGCCCTTTACCGGTGTATGGGCCGGTGGAACAAAATCGCTCTTAATCAGGCCTGAGCAATCTCTCTACCCGGTCCAACACTTCCTCAGCTACCTCTGTTTTGGGCAGAAGAGGCAACCTTTCTGCTCTCCCCTCCCGGTCCAGTATTACCACTCTGTTGGTATCCACGCCAAAACCGCTGTCGGGAGAACTCACATCGTTAGCCACTATAAGGTCCAACTTTTTCTCTTCCAGCTTCCTGCGGGCATTTTCCAGAAGGGACTCCGTTTCGGCAGCAAAGCCCACTACTACCCTGGGTTTGCCATACTTTTCTCTCACAGCAGCCACTTCTGAAAGGATATCGGGGTTCCTGACCAGCCGCAGGAGGAGCTCTTCCGCCGCTTCTTTCTTAAGCTTATGTTCAGCATAGAATTCGGGCCGATAGTCAGCCACGGCCGCCGCCATAATAACGCAATCAAATTGAGGTGCCTCCCTCAAAACGGCCTCTTCCATCTCCCTGGCGCTGACAACCTTTATAAGCCGGACTCCTAACGGTTCTGGCAGGAAAGTGGGAGCTGATATAAGAGTCACCTGAGCTCCTCGATCCCGCGCTGCTTCGGCTAAAGCATAGCCCATCTTGCCTGAGGAAGGATTGCCCAGAAAACGCACCGGATCCATGTGCTCCCTTGTGCCACCGGCGGTAACCAGAATCTGAAAACCCTTTAAAGGACCTCCTCTTCCCAGAACCATCCGGATAGTTCCTAAAAGCTCTTCAACCTCTACCATTCGTCCCCACCCTTCCTTGCCCGAAGCAAGCCTCCCCCAGGCCGGCCCCACTATTTCAACACCCCGGCTCCTGAGGATTTCCAGATTCTCCCGGGTGGCAGGGTTCTCATACATCCCTTCATCCATAGCTGGAGCAATAACTATGGGCGCAGAAGTGGCCAGCGCCACAGCTGTTAGCAGGTTATCGGCCAGACCGTGAGCAAGCTTGGCGATGGTGTTGGCCGTAGCGGGAGCTATAACCAGGACATCCGCCTGACTGGCAAGAGCTATATGGGGAAGAGGCATGGTTTCTGAAAGCAGAAACATATCGGTCAGGACAGGGCGATGGGTTATTGCCTGAAAAGTAAGGGGAGTTACGAACCTAGTAGCAGCTTCGGTCATTATAACGTGGACAATAGCACCCGCTTTTACGAGTCTGCTGGCCAATTCCACCACTTTGTAGGCAGCTATACCTCCTGTAATTCCGAGGACGATATTCTTACCTCGGAGAACCCTCATTTTAACCTCCTGGCTTTAAGCCTGAACTACTTCCTTAGCTGCAGGAACTCCGCCCAGACTTTCAGCCTTCATCACGGCCCGGATAATGGCCTGGGCTAAAAGCTCAGCCGCTATCGTCCCGATGATGAAGGGGCTCAAGGGGTAGTAACTTTCCTTCTCCCCTGTCGCCAGGGCAAAGACCACATCGCCATCAAAAATAGTATGAGCCGGGCGTATAACCCTTGCCAGGCCTGCCTGCGCCATCCGGGCGACAACTATAGCCCCTTCCCTGGAAAGCCCAGCATTGGTAGCCACCACAGCCAGAGTGGAGTTAGAGCGAGGGGGAAATGCTGGAATCCCATAGCGTATAAGCTCCACCGTATCCAGGAACCCCTTCCCTTCAGGATCCCGCACACCGGCCACAATCCTACCAGAGGATGGATCAACCACATTGCCCAGTGCATTAACCACCACCAGCACCCCTACGACTATCTCATCACCGATAGTCGTGGAAGCGGTCCCTACTCCTCCCTTGGTGGCATGCTCCATGCCCAGGAGTTTTCCTACTGTAGCGCCCGTTCCGGCACCCACAGACCCCTCCTCTACGGGGCCATCGGAAGCAGCAAGGCACGCCTTATAACCAGCTTCGGCGTCAGGCCTTACGTTTTTGGAACCAATAGCCAGGTCGTATATAACTGCTGTGGGCACGATAGGCACCTTCATCGCCCTGGTCTGATGGCCTTTGCCCCTCTCTTCCAGATAACGGGCCACACCGGCAGCTGCATCCAGGCCAAAAGCGCTTCCACCTGTCAAAAGCACGGCGTTAACCTTTTCCACCACGTGGCCAGGCCTCATGGGATCTATCTCTCTGGTCCCGGCTGAACCACCTCTTACATCCACCCCTCCCACTGCTCCGTCTTCACAGAGGACAACAGTGCAGCCGGTGATCCCTTCTCTATCGGTGTAGTGGCCAACCTTTATACCTTTCACATCCGTTATAGCATCATGCATAGCTTATGGACTCCTGAAGGCCCTGCTTTTATCCGTTGCGGTCCCATGAACCCATGAAATAACCCCTGAAACCATTATAGCCCAAAGCTGTTAAAAGGCAACTTTATCGGCACATCTTGCCCCTGGGGGCTGGCATCTCCAGGAGAGCGGGGTAGTTTTTGCCGAGCCAGGTGGCTTGCCATCTGCATAGCCTGGGCGATAATGGTTCGGATGCTGGGGCCGCGTTTATAGGCTGTGTCCTGCCCTCTGGTAAAGTGCGGTAACAAATTCCGCGATGGAAAACATGGATTTTCCAAATACCCCTGCTTGGTGATATAATTTTCCAGAGAACCTGGAAAGGGGTTAAAGCATGAAAGTTTTGCTCATAAGACCTTCTTACTATCTACCCAACGGCCGAGTTCACAAACTCAAGAGGCCTTATCTAATAAGTGCCACTTTGCCTCATCTGGCAGCCCTCACCCCTGAAGATGTGGAAGTGGAGCTGGTGGAAGAAAACGTGCAGGATATCTACTTCGACACTGAAGCCGATCTAATCGGCATCACGGCTACGATTAACACCGCCCCCAGGGCCTATGATATAGCCGACGAGTTTCGTCGCCGGGGCAAGAAAGTGGTATTGGGAGGAGTGCATTTTTCATCGGTCCCGGAAGAAGCTATTCGTCACGCCGATGCTGTAGTCATAGGCGAAGCTGAAGATCTCTGGCCTCAGGTTCTGAGGGATTTCCAGAAGGGGGAACTGCGCCCCTTTTACAGGCGTAAAAGCCTGGCAGACCTATCCAACCTTCCGATTCCAAGGTATGACCTTCTGCCTTACAAGCGCTTCCCCTTAACTTTTTATCCGGTCCAGACCAGCAGGGGATGCCCTCACAACTGTTATTTCTGCTCTGTTACTAAATTCTTCGGCCACACCTACCGGCTCCGCCCTGTAGAGCATGTGATAAGGGATGTAAAGGCTACTGGTAGTCGCTATATTTTCTTTGTGGACGATAACTTCGCAGTGAGCAAAAAGCGAACAATGGAATTGTGCGAGGCTTTAAAGCCGCTCAAAGTAACTTGGATAACCCAAGTAGAAATCACCGCTGGGATTGACCCCGAAACCTGCCAGGCTATGGCTGAGAGCGGGTGCAAAGCTGTAGTCATAGGAATTGAATCACTAAGCCCCAAAAGCCTGGACTCGGTGGGTAAAAGGCATAACCTTTCCCTTGTGAAGGATTACCCGAGGATAATTCGCAATTTCCAGGATTCTGGGATAGCTGTGGTGGCCAGCGTAATTTTTGGGATGAATGGCGATACTTTGCAGAGCTTGAGGCAAACGGTGCGATTCCTTATAGATAACCGGGTGGCTGGGGCAATGTTTTATACCCTCCTTCCCTACCCTGGCACACCTCTGGCCCAGCGTCTGGAGAAAGAAGGCCGTATTCTCACCAAGGATTGGAACCTTTACGATGCCCGCCATGCGGTAATAAAGCCTTTGAACATGGAGCCCAGGGAGCTGGAAGAGGCTCTTATGGAGGCCTACCGGCGATTTTACTCCCTTGTTTCCATAGCCAGAAGGCTCCTTTTTCCGATGAGGCCGTATTTTTTCCCGTTGATACTCTACAATCTGGAGTACAAATGGGCGGCCATGCGTGGCACTTTGGGCCTTTTGACTCAGTAGCGGGAGGAAATGATGGGTGGAAAATTAGGAAATGCCTTAATGCCCAGCACCGCTCCCCTGGAGCGCAAGATTTTCAACAACCTCCCAGGTCTATATCCCACGGAGGATTGGGTTGCCTATTACTGGGCGGTTCGGGAAGATGGGAAGCTTGAAGAGCGCAGGGCCATTATACAGCTTCCCCTGGGTTTTTCCGAGGTTTGCCCGGAAATAGAAGTGGGACAGAACGGGTGCATTCTCCTCGTGCGAAGGTGGGGTTTCGGATGTTATCCCTCTCTCCTTGAAAAGATAAGTTTTGATTTCACCCCACTGCTCACTAACGACCGCAACCTTTTCCCTGATGTTGAGCATGAAATAATGCATTTGGCCTTCAAAATTACCCATTTTGAACTGCCTGGATTTTTCATCATCGCCAGCGACGAGCATCCCTTTCTTTTGTTTGACCCCGAGGGCCTCCTCAAGGGTTCTTACACCCGCTGGTATACCTATCTCGGAGCTTTAGCTTACATGGTTTCAGGGGGGAAAGTGGGCTCAGGGTTTATAAAACTGGAAAAAGAGATGAAGAAGCTCTACCGCGAAGCCGTTCTAATCCTTAAAGAAGCTCTGGAGGAAAGAAAATGAGCGAGCTTGAAGCTTTGCAGAAAGAATGGGAAGAGAAAATCCTTAAGCCGGCTTTAGCCAGAGCTTCCGAACGCAAAAAGCGCTTTGAAACCCACTCAGGTATAGAGGTTAAAAGGCTTTATACCCCAGCTGATATCGAAAACCTGGATTATGCGCAGGAGCTGGGTTTCCCGGGAGCTTACCCCTTTACCCGCGGAATATACCCTACTATGTATCGAGGACGCCTTTGGACCATGCGCCAGTATGCGGGCTACGCCACGGCCGAAGAGACCAATCTTCGTTTTAAATATCTATTGCAACAAGGGCAGACGGGCCTCTCAGTGGCCTTTGACCTGCCCACTCAGACTGGCTACGATGCCGATCACCCCATGGCTCTGGGCGAAGTGGGGAGAGTCGGGGTGGCCATAAGTTCCCTTGAAGATATGGAGCGCCTTTTTGATGGGATCCCCCTGGATAAAGTTTCCACTTCTATGACTATAAACGCTACTGCTCCGATAATCCTGGCCATGTATGTGGCTGTGGCCAGGAAGCAGGGGATTGACCCGAAAGTTTTAGACGGCACGGTCCAGAACGACATCCTTAAGGAATATGTGGCCCGTGGCACTTACATTTTTCCCCCAGAACCTTCCCTCCGCCTTACTGTAGATATTATGGAGTATTGCAGCAGGGAGCTTCCTCGCTGGAACTCCATCAGTATAAGCGGTTATCACATAAGAGAGGCTGGAGCTACGGCGGTGCAGGAGTTAGCCTTCACCCTGGCCAATGGTATTGTTTACGTAGAAGCGGCGGTAAAGCGCGGGCTTGATGTCGATTCATTCGCGCCTCGCATCTCCTTCTTCTTCGGAGCTCACAATAACCTCTTTGAAGAAGTAGCCAAGTTCAGGGCTGCCCGTCGCCTGTGGGCCAGGATTATGAAAGAACGCTTTGGAGCCAAAAATCCCGCCTCCTGGATGCTTCGCTTCCACACCCAGACGGCAGGCTGCACTTTAACTGCTCAGCAACCTCTCAACAACATAATAAGAGTAACCATTCAGGCCTTAGCTGCCATCTTGGGCGGGACCCAATCCCTTCACACTAATTCCTACGACGAAGCCCTTGCCCTCCCCAGCGAGGAAGCCGTCCGAATAGCCCTCCGCACCCAGCAGATAATCGCCCATGAATCGGGGGTGGCTGATACTGTGGACCCCCTGGCTGGAAGTTACTATGTAGAAAGTTTAACCAGAGAGATTGAGGAGAAGGCCGAAGAATACATAAGGCGCATAGACGCCATGGGTGGAGCTCTCAAGGCTATAGAGTTGGGTTACATTCAGCGTGAGATCATGGAAAGCGCCTATCGTTACCAGAAGGAGATTGAAACCGGAGAGCGTATTGTAGTGGGAGTCAATGAATACGTGATGGAAGAAGAAAAGCGTTCGCTGAAGCTCCTCAAGGTAGATCCTGCTGTAAGAGAAAAGCAGATAGCTCGTCTCCAGGAGCTCCGTCGTCGCCGCGATAATGTAAAAGTCCAGGAGCTTTTAAGGGAGCTTGAAGAAGCTGCCAGAGGCACTGATAACCTCATGGGTATCATTCTGGAATGTGTTGAGGCTTATGCCACCCTTGGGGAAATCTGCGATGTGTTGAGGAAAGTTTTCGGGGAGTATAGGGCCCCTGTGCTGCTTTAAATCAATGGAACCGAAAGTCATCCTGGAAAGTCTCCTTTTTATAGCCGATGAACCGGTGGAAATAGACCACCTGGTAGAAGTTCTTGGTCTGGACAAAGAAACCATCGCTGTAATTATAGAAGAACTGGCAAAAGAGTACTCCGGAAGAGGGATACGCCTGCAACGGTTGGGGGGAAAAATCCAGATGGTTTCGGCTCCGGAGG includes these proteins:
- a CDS encoding aldehyde ferredoxin oxidoreductase family protein, with amino-acid sequence MSYGFWGRILWVDLSEGKIWEEELPESIYRRFLGGYGLGVAVLYERMPPNAEPLGSGNILGFIPGLLTGSGAPFSGRFMVVARSPLTGGWGEANCGGNFGPALRGAGYDGLFITGTSPRPVYLVIDGRRAELRDASDLWGLDSVQTEEAIRRAFAQDARVACIGPAGELLSLISGIVNDGGRLAARCGLGAVMGAKRLKAIAVRGKERPPLADPGAFRAASSSYLRIFRRRPSRWVSLIPAFLLRSLPVMRRLRIRASGGPTQFIVDSYRRYGTTVGLAPLVELGDTPVRNWLGIGFRDFPLSKSSKLSDEAAIRYNIRAYGCHSCPVACGALARFPDGQIGHRPEYETLAAFGPLLLNDDLEAVMRCTDICNRAGLDTISTGVVVAFAIEARERGWLPPELAEELPLRWGDGEVIVELVKRIARREPGLGNWLADGVWRAAQKLGPEAQEAAMHAGGQELPMHRGIYEPGVALGYYVDPAPGRHTSTQSGITDIKAYAPYFALKGVRLGGRYDYSAKGPAFAVIISFLRAYDSLGLCHFALQMGNPPVLDWVRAATGWDLDEAEFLRIGWRIQVLRHSFNAREGLPARFPLPGRELGDPPQEVGPVAGVTIDIEAMASGYFSTLGIDPETGMPLPETIAELGLESFALERR
- a CDS encoding GntR family transcriptional regulator — its product is MDLYVNHNSPIPLYYQIYEQLRREILNGNIRPGELLPSETQICEQCGVSRMTARMALAQLANEGLVVRRKGKGTFVAPPKVTFQDSPFLSIISYTNLMRSLGLSAGAQIRSKEVIPAPSEVREALRLAEGEKVIRIIRLRLANEQPMALETSFLPYRLFPGLVDMDLTGRSLYQVLEEEFSMAPAYAIDTIELSTAGPYEAAELKIRVGTPVVLSVRIAFSSRDVPLVFGRTVHRGDRFRATLRCTREQLCSF
- the coaBC gene encoding bifunctional phosphopantothenoylcysteine decarboxylase/phosphopantothenate--cysteine ligase CoaBC, translated to MRVLRGKNIVLGITGGIAAYKVVELASRLVKAGAIVHVIMTEAATRFVTPLTFQAITHRPVLTDMFLLSETMPLPHIALASQADVLVIAPATANTIAKLAHGLADNLLTAVALATSAPIVIAPAMDEGMYENPATRENLEILRSRGVEIVGPAWGRLASGKEGWGRMVEVEELLGTIRMVLGRGGPLKGFQILVTAGGTREHMDPVRFLGNPSSGKMGYALAEAARDRGAQVTLISAPTFLPEPLGVRLIKVVSAREMEEAVLREAPQFDCVIMAAAVADYRPEFYAEHKLKKEAAEELLLRLVRNPDILSEVAAVREKYGKPRVVVGFAAETESLLENARRKLEEKKLDLIVANDVSSPDSGFGVDTNRVVILDREGRAERLPLLPKTEVAEEVLDRVERLLRPD
- a CDS encoding P1 family peptidase, with product MHDAITDVKGIKVGHYTDREGITGCTVVLCEDGAVGGVDVRGGSAGTREIDPMRPGHVVEKVNAVLLTGGSAFGLDAAAGVARYLEERGKGHQTRAMKVPIVPTAVIYDLAIGSKNVRPDAEAGYKACLAASDGPVEEGSVGAGTGATVGKLLGMEHATKGGVGTASTTIGDEIVVGVLVVVNALGNVVDPSSGRIVAGVRDPEGKGFLDTVELIRYGIPAFPPRSNSTLAVVATNAGLSREGAIVVARMAQAGLARVIRPAHTIFDGDVVFALATGEKESYYPLSPFIIGTIAAELLAQAIIRAVMKAESLGGVPAAKEVVQA
- a CDS encoding B12-binding domain-containing radical SAM protein, with protein sequence MKVLLIRPSYYLPNGRVHKLKRPYLISATLPHLAALTPEDVEVELVEENVQDIYFDTEADLIGITATINTAPRAYDIADEFRRRGKKVVLGGVHFSSVPEEAIRHADAVVIGEAEDLWPQVLRDFQKGELRPFYRRKSLADLSNLPIPRYDLLPYKRFPLTFYPVQTSRGCPHNCYFCSVTKFFGHTYRLRPVEHVIRDVKATGSRYIFFVDDNFAVSKKRTMELCEALKPLKVTWITQVEITAGIDPETCQAMAESGCKAVVIGIESLSPKSLDSVGKRHNLSLVKDYPRIIRNFQDSGIAVVASVIFGMNGDTLQSLRQTVRFLIDNRVAGAMFYTLLPYPGTPLAQRLEKEGRILTKDWNLYDARHAVIKPLNMEPRELEEALMEAYRRFYSLVSIARRLLFPMRPYFFPLILYNLEYKWAAMRGTLGLLTQ
- a CDS encoding methylmalonyl-CoA mutase family protein; the encoded protein is MSELEALQKEWEEKILKPALARASERKKRFETHSGIEVKRLYTPADIENLDYAQELGFPGAYPFTRGIYPTMYRGRLWTMRQYAGYATAEETNLRFKYLLQQGQTGLSVAFDLPTQTGYDADHPMALGEVGRVGVAISSLEDMERLFDGIPLDKVSTSMTINATAPIILAMYVAVARKQGIDPKVLDGTVQNDILKEYVARGTYIFPPEPSLRLTVDIMEYCSRELPRWNSISISGYHIREAGATAVQELAFTLANGIVYVEAAVKRGLDVDSFAPRISFFFGAHNNLFEEVAKFRAARRLWARIMKERFGAKNPASWMLRFHTQTAGCTLTAQQPLNNIIRVTIQALAAILGGTQSLHTNSYDEALALPSEEAVRIALRTQQIIAHESGVADTVDPLAGSYYVESLTREIEEKAEEYIRRIDAMGGALKAIELGYIQREIMESAYRYQKEIETGERIVVGVNEYVMEEEKRSLKLLKVDPAVREKQIARLQELRRRRDNVKVQELLRELEEAARGTDNLMGIILECVEAYATLGEICDVLRKVFGEYRAPVLL